The genomic DNA TGTCGGTTTTTACAAATGAATTGGAACGTGAGAGTTTGTCACTCATTCCATGAAGTTAATATAATATATGGGATTTCATCAAGGAGTGGACGTGATCTTTTATGAGCAAATTCTGATACATctaagtgttttgttttgagtAAATGATCATTTTGGTCTTTGACTTTGTACGTCGCTGTTATCAAAGTCTTTgactcaggattaaatacaaagtaATCCTTGAATGTGCATTTTCTTTATCGGTTTAGTCTATGGCGTTAAAAGCTTAGGTTAACCAATGAGGTGACAAATGTTTTGTGCTAACAAGATTCATGAGGTGTCACAGgactaaagtgaaagtagaaaattgtCACTTTGGTTTCTGAACCGAAAATCAATATTCTTAGATTGAATCTCAATCGTAAATCCCGAATTTAATTCTCAAATCCTTAAATCTCATTTAATTCCCTAAAGCCGCCAAATTGATTTTCAAACCCCTAAATCTCTAAATTCTAGAAAGTGTAGAAATTAATCTGAAGGTATATTAATTGaaagcttaaatatgtaaatcgtctCTGTAAGTTTGCGTGTTTTTGATTATCGTCCCTGCatcttttttgttctaaaacaaaccCCGTAAGTTacaaatgttttgattttcgtccttcCCGTCAACATTTGTTACAAAAACACTGATGTGTCTGACGGTGACTGATATGGCGTTGTTTGACATGGCAAAAGAGGCTTATGTGTCCTTCCAGGCAagattacagggaccaaaatctAGTACATGAACGTCAGTCACCGTTAGACACATCATCGTTTTTGTAATAGATGCTGATgggagggacgaaaatcaaaacgttGTAACTAACAGggtttgttttagaacaaaaaatatacaagaatgaaaacaaaaaacacgcGAACTTACAGGGACGATTTACTCCCTTCGTTtctaattataagcaaattttactttttaggttcattcaatgatgtatgtggtttataatatggaccacatacatcattaattgaatgaacctaaaaagtcaactttacTTATAAACTTAGTTACAGATGgaatacatatttaaaccttaattgaataaaatagaATAGATAGAAGCAGATTTAAAAcggttcataaaaaataaaaacaaacaaaatggaATAGTACATACTAGAATATACATATAAACAAAGTAACAAAAACTATGGGTCAgattttttcttgaaattattttcaaacaataataatatatttctaaatatttaatgtttttttcaaataattaatgtgttttttttcaaatatttaatgtttttatgataaggacatatttaaaatatattttccgtttacttttttttttccctggTCCCTTATATATTAGTCGTAATAAAGTGTCTTCTATGCAATTTTCTATTCAACCCCACACCAACCACTACTTACTGCCTTCACAAATCATCATAGTAGCTCTTAACCTTCCTTCTTTTTTAAATCACCCTAAGTCATCATGCAAGGGTTCATTGCTCTTGCTTTGATTCTTGGTTTTGTTTCACCTTGTCTATGTACAAGGATGAATGTTGGAACCGAAAATGCAATTTATAATGTGATACAATATGGTGCACGTGGCGATGGCATAACTGATGATTTACAAGTAGATGTTTCTTTGAACTATTTAATTCGTTTCGtctattatttaatttgtaatttgtatatttttatgaGAAACTTATGGCTTTGGTAGATTATGACTATTCTAATTGAATTGTAGGCATTTGTTAGTGCATTTAGCAGTGCGTGTAAAGCAGCAGGGATGTCAACACTAATAATACCAGCTGGAAAAAAATACATGGTGTCGAAAGCAAATTTTAGTGGTCGTTGCAGCGCCAGAGTTCTCATTCAGGTAGAGTCTCAGATCTTATTTAAGATCTATTCATTGATGTCagtaaaataaaacacatatatattaattatatattgatgGACAAAAGTTATAtatgaattataatttttttttttttaagaaattataatattaaattttaaaaataatattttatattgaaaatatggaTATGTATCATTATTTTTCCAATGAAGTTTTTGTATTGTGAAAATATTGTATATATTAGGGGaccaatttggtcccctatgtTTTACTTCGTTACTagttttagtcctttctgttaacgtttttttgagagaaactaacagaaagaactaaaacaagtaacaaaGCAAAACATAGGAGACCAAATTGGAACAAATTATAGTTAGGGGATCAAATTGAGACaatcaattaagttaagggactaggtgatttttttttttttttgtggtggccaggattcgaaccccagaccttgcatattttatgtattgtccatatcaactgagctaagctcacaaggacTGGGACCGGGTGATtgaataagcctaaattttttctaaaattaaaatattaatgacaatttaaaataattaagatatttaatatttttccctTTATACCGCAGCTTGAAGGACAAATAGTTGCACCTTCTAGAGCAGCGTGGAAATCTAAGTTATATTGGATTAGCGTCGAATATGTAGACGAACTCACAATTGATGGCAATAACAAAGGAGGTTTTCATGGAGGTGGTCCTACTTGGTGGCAATGCCCAACTTGTGATCGACCCGTGGTATGTTTATTATTCACTTTGTTCTATGTGAAAATTAATTtgaaggttaaatatgttttgatttttatatttttgttgtcatataaaaaatgacatttttgtgtCCCTATAAAAAACATTAGCACACAAACTTTTGAACACGTGTTTAGAGCATTATATAAAGatcatttataaataaactTATGTATTTATTAACATGGGATggaataaatatgaattttttaaatatcaaaagttcaagataaaagtaataaaatctaGACACAGAAGTAAAATTGTAAGCTCATTTTTTTGTGGATGAACTTTTTATAATGTTCTAAcatgttttgtaaaaaaaataattaaaatatatattgttttcttcttcttcttttatggAAAAAATGTTTGTTGTCTTAACAACACAAACTAAAAATGCGTGCGTAGAAATTTTATAAGTGCGTAAAAGTGGCACTTATTTTATGGCGACGAAAAACGAAAGTGtatagggataaaaaaaaaacatatttaatcattaattatcatttatttagagaaaaaatgaatagttataatttgattttatattctacAACTTTTTATTGAGCCCCAAATTATCATTTCGAAATGATTGTGAATATCTTGTGACATAATTTTTCTGTTGGTACTTGGTATAGATGTTGTTTTTCCATTCCTGCAATGGTCTCAATGTTAGAAACTTGAGGATCCTGAATAGCCCAAGATCTCATGTTGCTGTTACTATGTGCAATCATTCAACATTTTCTCATATATCTATTAATTCTGCTGCTACTAGCCCCAACACTGATGGGTTTGACATTTCTCGTTCCAGTAATGTCTTGATAGAAAATTCTATGATAAGATCCGGTAAGTAAAGTTTATATTATGATCATTATTTTATAAGTGTCGTATAGAAATTGATATGAAAAACgtgaaaaagttaattaaaataaataaattttgactAAACATTTTTGTATAAGTAAATGCAAAACACTATTTTTATAGCTAAGGTCTTTATCCTTAAAATGTTTAACATTTGTGGAAATTTAActtgagtttttttcttttaataaatagGTGATGATTGTATTGCGCTTAATAGTGGCtccttttttattaatgttACTCGGGTTACTTGCGGACCAGGCCATGGAATAAGGTTAATAAAAATTGCATCTCTAATGTACAATTTCACACTTATACTATTTCTATTGTAGCTTATAGTAAAAATGAGAGCATAGAATTATAATGTGTGTGCATGTGTAGATTGAATTTGGATTAGACAACTAATAACctaaatttgtatatttaaatcTCATTTTGAAATGTCAACATGagtttttatacaaaaaatgttAGTTGTTAGTATGATATACTAGTGCTTAGAGTTTGAATTCTTGACATATTTAGACTTATTTTGGTGtaccatatttttatattttttatgaacctCATAAAATGTGTACTTTATGAATTAATCAGTATTGGCAACCTTGGTAGAAGTAGATCAAATGATCAAGTTTCCGATGTTTATATACGTAATTGTACCTTCATTGGGACTACAAATGGAGCAAGAATCAAGACGGTTCCGGTAAGTGTGATTAATTGGATTAAAATTTTgttcatattaaaattttattcaatttttgtccttgctttttacaaaatcaatcaatGTGTCTTTAGTAGTTGTGCATTATAGAgactaaattcaaaattaaaaatattattacgaTTTAAAATATAACTAGAACGACTATATCTATGCGTGAGAAATTATGCTTGTTCACATCTACTGTTTTTGTCgtgtaaattatttatttataaattttcacaTCTACTTTGCTAATTATAATTTTGGAACTTTTAACCATTTTTCAATTCAGATCATATAATTACGTAGTAATAATTTATAAGTAATACATTATAAGATTATGCAGGGTGGATCAGGTTATGCAAGACAGATTACATTTGAGCAAGTCATCCTTAGTAATGTTATGAACCCAATAATTATTGACCAAGGGTACAAAATTAGTCCAACGGTACGTATTTCACTCAACATTattattcatattattataTCTTGAACATTAGATTATTTCACTCTTGATT from Medicago truncatula cultivar Jemalong A17 chromosome 8, MtrunA17r5.0-ANR, whole genome shotgun sequence includes the following:
- the LOC25500205 gene encoding probable polygalacturonase At3g15720; translation: MQGFIALALILGFVSPCLCTRMNVGTENAIYNVIQYGARGDGITDDLQAFVSAFSSACKAAGMSTLIIPAGKKYMVSKANFSGRCSARVLIQLEGQIVAPSRAAWKSKLYWISVEYVDELTIDGNNKGGFHGGGPTWWQCPTCDRPVMLFFHSCNGLNVRNLRILNSPRSHVAVTMCNHSTFSHISINSAATSPNTDGFDISRSSNVLIENSMIRSGDDCIALNSGSFFINVTRVTCGPGHGISIGNLGRSRSNDQVSDVYIRNCTFIGTTNGARIKTVPGGSGYARQITFEQVILSNVMNPIIIDQGYKISPTDTSVRVSSVTYRGFTGTSASKIAVNLNCSSSGCFDILLDQNNIVATQAGKMTSFFCRNAHGTVRNTFPNVSCLSN